The following proteins come from a genomic window of Ictalurus furcatus strain D&B chromosome 14, Billie_1.0, whole genome shotgun sequence:
- the LOC128618676 gene encoding uncharacterized protein LOC128618676 isoform X1 — protein sequence METTLALVILSVVLWHLHISAALHWRRVLYPSAFRTKRGTPALLNPSIQRSVEDANLLYEHDNMHKVRSMKTWCVKVGVEELFRSLISTQLNTFGMNWNWIFLDIPTSAPEFNLIDVAEWIQIPTETLQNLVESLPRRVERFIMGNRGNKSGMRCSTSVYGCYGQVTTNIWTYSVH from the exons ATGGAGACCACCTTGGCCCTCGTGATTTTGTCCGTGGTCCTCTGGCATCTGCACATCTCTGCTGCACTGCACTGGAGGAGAG TACTGTACCCGTCTGCCTTTAGAACGAAGCGAGGAACTCCAGCTCTGCTTAACCCCTCAATTCAGAGATCAGTGGAGGACGCCAACCTGCTCTATGAG cacgacaacatgcacaaagtgaggtccatgaagacgtggtgtgttaaggttggagtggaagaactcttCAGATccctgatctcaacccaactgaacacctttgggatgaactggaactggatcttcctcgacatcccaacatcagcgcCCGAGTTCAACCTCATTGATGTGGCTGAATGGATACAAATCCCCACAGaaacgctccaaaatctagtggaaagccttcccagaagagtggagcgcttTATAATGGGAAATagagggaataaatctggaatgagatgttcaacaagtgtatatgggtgttatggtcaggtcaCCACAAACATATGGACATATAGCGTACACTGA
- the LOC128618676 gene encoding protein FAM180A isoform X2 encodes METTLALVILSVVLWHLHISAALHWRRVLYPSAFRTKRGTPALLNPSIQRSVEDANLLYEVVWSGLYVEAEKNVLRVADEELASLRRLQPLEVVCEDVLPRTLSDIRRLCHNLEQRRARMSKEDFERTVLTMVYTAERLAQSSTDHQRELWADALLQLYKRIKKDLGAE; translated from the exons ATGGAGACCACCTTGGCCCTCGTGATTTTGTCCGTGGTCCTCTGGCATCTGCACATCTCTGCTGCACTGCACTGGAGGAGAG TACTGTACCCGTCTGCCTTTAGAACGAAGCGAGGAACTCCAGCTCTGCTTAACCCCTCAATTCAGAGATCAGTGGAGGACGCCAACCTGCTCTATGAG gtggtgTGGTCTGGGCTGTATGTGGAAGCAGAGAAAAACGTGCTCCGCGTGGCCGACGAGGAACTCGCTTCTCTCCGGAGGCTGCAGCCTCTGGAGGTAGTGTGTGAGGACGTCCTGCCGAGGACGCTGTCAGATATCCGCCGCCTCTGCCATAATCTGGAACAGCGCCGGGCTCGCATGAGCAAGGAGGACTTTGAGCGGACCGTGCTTACTATGGTGTACACGGCTGAGCGACTAGCACAGAGCAGCACGGACCATCAGAGGGAGCTGTGGGCTGATGCGCTGCTTCAGCTGTATAAACGTATTAAAAAAGATCTGGGAGCCGAGTGA